A window of Polyodon spathula isolate WHYD16114869_AA chromosome 22, ASM1765450v1, whole genome shotgun sequence contains these coding sequences:
- the si:ch211-222n4.2 gene encoding coiled-coil domain-containing protein 74A produces MSNSSLPPMGNLPQWSRVVYLDNARYPRPFTRDILQPLTCPPAFEPGKLSHAQDCMDPDQSRAPKLEQSLQFLQQQHSETLEKLHEEIEQLRWQNKDLQYKLIMEPKPYRKESSASSSASQTLPLINQSSSSQHSLGSSRRLRGLHQEVEPQGLKGIFLEQTVHNMHLQNLPPEAVQKSSGDDSPPANAHAIPPSHEQSQRLITSLHPLMIQYSPSQVPRPPTLQECEVIIRQLYNANSIQSQEILRLKSVLKDIIYKNKLTPDTYILTKACLAHHRSEDVTHFPKLPLKTLPKKLAEAPLAFSERVILPALKQTIGNSFAERQKRTQALQKSRIRRAVL; encoded by the exons ATGTCTAACAGTAGCCTGCCTCCCATGGGCAATCTTCCCCAGTGGTCCCGTGTTGTGTATCTTGATAATGCCCGTTATCCACGACCGTTTACCCGGGATATCCTTCAACCTTTGACTTGTCCCCCTGCTTTTGAACCTGGAAAGTTGTCACACGCACAAGATTGCATGGATCCTGATCAGAGTCGGGCCCCCAAGCTTGAGCAGAGCCTACAGTTCTTGCAACAACAGCACAGTGAGACACTGGAAAAACTGCATGAAGAAATTGAGCAGCTCAGGTGGCAAAATAAAG ATCTACAGTATAAACTAATTATGGAACCAAAACCATACAGAAaag AAAGCAGTGCATCGTCCAGTGCCAGTCAAACTCTACCTTTAATTAACCAGTCCAGCAGCAGTCAACACTCCTTGG GTTCTTCAAGGAGACTCCGAGGACTGCACCAGGAGGTCGAGCCCCAGGGACTGAAAGGAATTTTCTTGGAACAGACAGTGCACAACATGCATCTTCAAAATCTCCCTCCAGAGGCTGTGCAAAAGAG CAGTGGAGATGACTCCCCCCCAGCCAATGCACACGCAATTCCCCCCAGCCATGAGCAGAGTCAGAGACTGATCACCTCTCTACATCCCCTGATGATCCAGTACAGCCCCTCCCAAGTGCCACGCCCCCCCACCCTGCAGGAATGTGAGGTCATTATTCGCCAACTATACAACGCCAACAGCATCCAGAGTCAAGAG ATTTTGCGTTTGAAATCTGTTCTGAAGGATATTATCTACAAGAACAAACTGACACCTGACACCTATATTCTAACAAAGGCTTGCCTAGCTCATCACAG AAGTGAGGATGTTACACATTTTCCAAAACTACCTTTAAAGACACTGCCAAAGAAACT GGCTGAAGCACCACTAGCTTTCTCAGAAAGAGTGATCCTGCCTGCTCTCAAACAGACCATTGGAAACAGCTTTGCAGAGAGACAGAAAAGAACACAAGCTTTGCAGAAAAGCAGGATCCGAAGAGCTGTGCTTTAA